In Canis lupus dingo isolate Sandy chromosome 25, ASM325472v2, whole genome shotgun sequence, one genomic interval encodes:
- the ARL4C gene encoding ADP-ribosylation factor-like protein 4C produces the protein MGNISSNISAFQSLHIVMLGLDSAGKTTVLYRLKFNEFVNTVPTIGFNTEKIKLSNGTAKGISCHFWDVGGQEKLRPLWKSYSRCTDGIIYVVDSVDVDRLEEAKTELHKVTKFAENQGTPLLVIANKQDLPKSLPVAEIEKQLALHELIPATTYHVQPACAIIGEGLTEGMDKLYEMILKRRKSLKQKKKR, from the coding sequence ATGGGCAACATCTCCTCCAACATCTCGGCCTTCCAGTCCCTGCACATCGTCATGCTGGGCTTGGACTCGGCCGGCAAGACCACGGTGCTCTACCGGCTCAAGTTCAACGAGTTCGTGAACACGGTGCCCACCATCGGCTTCAACACGGAGAAGATCAAGCTGAGCAACGGCACGGCCAAGGGCATCAGCTGCCACTTCTGGGACGTGGGCGGCCAGGAGAAGCTGCGGCCGCTCTGGAAGTCCTACAGCCGCTGCACGGACGGCATCATCTACGTGGTGGACTCGGTGGACGTGGACCGGCTGGAGGAGGCCAAGACCGAGCTGCACAAGGTGACCAAGTTCGCCGAGAACCAGGGCACGCCGCTGCTGGTCATCGCCAACAAGCAGGACCTCCCCAAGTCGCTGCCGGTGGCCGAGATCGAGAAGCAGCTGGCGCTGCACGAGCTCATCCCGGCCACCACCTACCACGTCCAGCCGGCGTGCGCCATCATCGGCGAGGGCCTCACCGAGGGCATGGACAAGCTCTATGAGATGATCCTGAAGCGCAGGAAGTCCCTCAAGCAGAAGAAGAAGCGG